In the genome of Methanobrevibacter gottschalkii DSM 11977, the window ACCACAACACACTTGGCCTTCTGGAACATCAATGTCAATTCCATTTTCTTTTAAGATTTTAACTAATTTATGACCAACTTCCGGAAATTTGTAATCAACCATACACCCAGTAAAAAATGCTATTTTTGAACCTGTTTTGTTTTTTGTTTCTTCAATAAATGTTGGTTTGTCAGTTTTTACAGATCTTCCGGTTTTTAAAATATTTTCTTTAAATGCAACATGCTTTGGGAGAGGACCTGAACCGTTTGCAACTGCAATAGCTCTCATTTTTTCTATCGCATCACCAAATGTGTTAATATTTTTCGGACAAACAGATAAACATTTGCCGCAACTGGTACAATTATATAATCCTTCATCTAAGGCCTCTTTAAGCCTATCAAAGTTGTCTCTTGGATCAGTGTCAAATTTATTGATATATCTCATTAAATAAGGTCCACCAAATTCTTCTGTTGCAATATTGACAACAGGACAAGTTGAATAGCAAGAATAACACTCAATGCAATTTCTTACTTTTTTAGTATCTGCAGTATCTTTTTTTGTTATGCTGGAATCTAATTCGCTACATTCATGACTGCACTGAAGAGATAATTCTAAATCTTTTACTTTTGCTTCAATGCTTGAAGTATCGACAATTAAATCTTTAATGACTGGGAATTTAAGTGGTTCAATTATTGCTCCATCTTTAATTTCTTTTTGACATGCAAGTGCTCCATTTCCGTTAAATAAAATTCCACAGGAACCGCATTGTCCTGCTCTACATGAGCTTCTAAAACTAATGTCTGCATCATATTTTTCATTAATGGCTTGAAGTGCATCAAGAACCTTCATATTAGGTGTTTCATTAATGTCATAACACTCCAGATGTGGTTCTGTGTCAATCCCTCTATTAAATCTTGAAACATAAACTTTAATCATCATTTCTCTCCCAAATAATTAAGAAATTATAAATTATTCTAATATATTATTTGTGTCTTAACAAATATATTATGTTTACTATTAATATTTAATATTAATTTGAGCTATTTTTTCCAAATAATTCTTTCAATCAAATATAAAAAGTATTTGTTTATTTTTTCCTTCTGAATAATTTAAATACTTATTTTTTATAAACTATTAATTATCTCTTAACAAGGTTAAGTTTAATTTTGGATTAAATCATGTTAAATTAGCATTGTTATTTTTGAAAACAATAATGGAGATCTGTTATAATGAAAATTAAAGCTGTTAAATTATTTGAAAATGGATTTATGACTCAGCCTTTTGCTTTTGGTGGTGAAAAAGGTGCAGAAAATTTTGATGCATCAGTTAAATATAGGTCAAGTCTTCAAAATTATGTAATCGATACAGGTGATGAAGTGATTCTTGTTGACACGGGACTGCCTTCAGAACTTCCAGAACAGCCTCGTGATGATAATGCACCTATATGGAGTGGGGATAAGATTAAAGATTATGTTCCTGCATTAAAAGAGGCAGGTTATGATATTGAAGATATTACAAAAATACTCGTAACTCACAAACATTTGGACCATACGGGGGAATTAAAAAAATTCCCAAATGCTGAAATATTCATGTCAAAAACAGAAGCTGGTGAAGTTGATTTGGAATCTGATAATATAATTGGTGTTGATTTTGATGATGGGGAATATTATAATTTTAAGAAATCACAAAAAATTGCTAATGGAGTATATTTAATTGAAGCGAAAGGACATACATTAGGTAATAGTATGGTTATTGTAGAATGTGATGATGTATTTTACATGTTGCATGGTGATATTACATATACTGATGAAGCATTATATGAAAATAAGTTATCTATTGTTTTTGAGGATATTGGTGCTGCAAGAGAAACTCTTGACAATGTCCGTGAATTCATTAAGAATAATAAAACCGTATATCTTTCAACACACACTCCATTAGGTTATGAAAATCTTGAAAATAATAAAATAATTGATTTGGAAAATCCTCCTGAATCTATTTATCCAAATTAAATTTTATTTTTTCTTTTTTAATTCTTATTTTAACAATAAGTTTTTTCACTATTTTTTTAATTTTTAGATAAGGATTATATAATTTTAAGATGAAAATATAGTATTGTATTAATGATTATTTGAGGAAAATATAATGAATTTAAAAGAATTAGTCACAGGAGATTCTGGTGAAAAACGATTTTTACTAGGTAATGAAGCTGCTGTAAGAGGTCTTATCGAAGCAGGCATTTCTATTGCGGCTACTTATCCTGGAACTCCTTCATCTGAAATTGGAAATGTGTTATCAGTATTGGCTAAGGATGCTAATATTTATTTTGAGTTTTCTACTAATGAAAAAGTCGCAATGGAGGTTGCAGCAACTGCAGCTGTATCCGGTCTTAGATCATTTACATTCATGAAACATGTTGGTATGAATGTTGCGGCTGATTCATTCATGACAACTGCTTATTCAGGGGTCAATGGTGGAATGGTTATTTTATCTGCTGATGATCCGTCTCTTTTCTCATCTCAAAATGAGCAAGACACACGTAATTATGCAAAATTGGCAAATGTACCTATTTTAGAGCCATCTAACTGTCAGGAAGTTAAAGACATGGTAAAATATGCATTTGATTTATCAGAACAATTTAAATTGCCTGTCATCGTTAGAACAACTACTCGCGTATCTCACATGAGGGGTGTTGTTGAATTTGGTGATGTGAGAGATAACTCATCAAATAATGATAATCATTGGAAGAGAGGTCATTTTAACAAAGACCCATCAAAATATGTTCCTGTACCTGCTTTTGCAGGGGATATGCATGTAAGACTTTGGGACAAAATCCGCAAAATCGAGGAAGTAAGCAATAAAAGCAAATTTAACTGTGAATGGGGTACTGGTAAAAAATACGGATTAATAGCTTCAAGCAGTGCATTTAATTATGCTTGTGATGTTGTAAAATTCAATAATTTAGATATTAAGATCTTAAAATTAGGATTTTCATATCCGTTTCCACAGAATAAAGTCATTGAATTTTTAAGTGATTTGGATGAAGTATTTGTTGTAGAGGAAGTGGATCCAATCATTGAGAGAGATACTTTAGTTTGTATTGGTTCTAAAAACCTCAATGTTCAAGTTCACGGTAAATTGGATGGAACATTCCCGATTTATCATGAATTCAACTCTGATATTGTTGCTGAGGGATTAAACAAAGTATTGAACTTTAAAGAAAATAAATCAGTTCAATTCACTCAAAGTTTAGAAAAATTAAGTGAAGACATTCCATCTCGTGCTCCGGTTTTATGTGCAGGATGTCCTCACAGAGCAATGTATTATGGAATCAATATTGCAATTGAAGAATTGGGATTAAAACCCGAAGATGTAATCTTTGCATCAGATATCGGATGTTACACATTAGGTATTAACCCACCATACAATGCAGCTGATTATTTGCTGTCTATGGGTTCTAGTGTGGGAGACGGTTGCGGATTCTCTGTTTCAACAGATCAAAAAGTAGCTAGTTTCATTGGAGATTCTACATTTTTCCATAGCGGTATCTCTCCTTTGATAAATGCAGTACACAACAAACACAACTTTGTTCTAACTGTATTGGACAACAGGATTACCGCAATGACTGGTGGTCAACCAAACCCTGGAATTCCAGTTGATGGTATGGGTGATGATGCTCCAGAAGTATCTATTCGTAAACTGGCTTTAGCTTGTGGTTGTGATTTTGTACGTGTAATCAATCCATTTAACTTGGAGCAAGTTGTTAAGACTTACAGAGAAGCATTTGAAAGAAAAGATGCTGCAGTAATAATATCAAAAGCTCCATGTACTTTAATTAAAGGATTAACTAGAAAACCTCCTGTAAAATTCATTGAAAGTAACTGTAACAATTGTGATAAATGTGTAAAAGAATTAGCTTGTCCTGCTATTTCTAAAATTAATGGAAAAATTACTATTGATGAATCCCAATGTGATGGATGTACAGCATGTATTCAGGTATGTAAATATGGTGCCTTGGAAGATGGTAGGTGAGAAAATGGATAATCATTATAATATTTATATTTGTGGTGTTGGAGGTCAAGGAATTATTAAAACTTCAACAATTATTGGTGAAGCTGCAATGAATCAAGGTTTAGATGTAGTAATGAGTGAAATTCATGGAATGTCTCAAAGAGGAGGATCTGTTTCTACTGAATTAAAGATAGGGGGTTACAATTCGTCAATCATTCCAAAACAAGGTGCAGATATGTTACTTTCTTTTGAACCGGTTGAGACAATAAGAGGATTGGATAAGGTAAACAGTGAAACTAAAATTGTTTACAATACTCATCCAATCATCCCCTCTTCAACTGATAAGCAATATCCTAATGTAGATAGTATTACTAAAACTTTAAAAGAAAACTTTAAATATGTTCTTCCAATTGATGGAACTCAATTAGCGATGGATGCTGGAAGTGTTTTAGCGTTGAACATGGTTCTTTTAGGTGCGGTAACAGCTGATGACAAATTCCCATTAACAAAAGAATCTGTTATTGAAGCAATGAAAAACAATTTAAAACCTAAATTCCATGAAATGAATTTAAAAGCTATTGAAAGTGGATATAACTCCATTAAAAGTTAAAAATTTAAATACTATTTAAACTAAAGATAAAATTAAATATTGAAAGTGTGATATTATGGCTTATAAAATTGACAATGCAATCATAAAAAAAGATAGGAATGGGAAAGTAACTTTGATTGATCCAGAAAATGTTTTTGGTGATGAAGATGCATTTATTGCTGTTAAAAGTGATGATTTAATTACTATTCAACTTTTGATCAATGCTATTATGAAAAATGATTTTAAAAGTTGGAAAGAATTAGGTGCTATTCCTGAAACTGAACCAATTAAAAGCCTATTTGTCCGCTTAGGTTACTCAAGGGAAGATATAGCTAATATGCTGAAAGAGTTTTAGCTATTATTTTCATTCTTTTTTTTAAGATAAATTTATATTAATAAAGTTTAGAAAAGAATAAATCTTTTCTATAAATCTTTAATGTCTTCTGTTTTCAAGATTTTAACATTGCTATCTTGCAATGCTTCGATAGCTTTTTCCATATTTTCTAATCTCATAACAACAATAGCCGCATCAGTTTTACTACTTACAAATGCATACAAATATTCTAAATTAATTCCTTTTTCATCAAATATTGCTAATGTTGAATTTAATCCATTAGGTTTATCCGGAACTGCTAAAAGTATGACTTCGTTTTCCTTTACAATAAATCCATCTTTTTCAAGAGCAGCTATTGCTTTCTCATTATCTGAAACAATTAATCTTAAAATTCCGTATTTGGTTGTATCAGCTATTGAAAGAGCACGAATATTAATGTTTTCTTCTGCTAATGTATTAATAGCTTTTTTGATTCTGCCTTCTTTATTTTCCACGAAAACTGAAATTTGTTTTACTGCCATGTTACCACCTTAGTCCTCAAAATTTCTTTCATCAATTACACGCACCGCTTTACCTTCACTTCTTGGAAGGGATTCAGGTTCACAAATTGTTACATCCACTCTAAGTCCTGTTTCAGATCTGATAGATGCCTGAATTTGCTTTTCAACTTTTTCCATTTCTTTCATTTCATCAAAGAATAATTCTTTTGAAGCTTCTACTTTAACTTCTACTTCATCTAAAATATCCGGTCTTGTTACATGAATCATGTAATTATGGCTGATACCTTGGATTTTAAGTAATGCTTTTTCGATTTGTGATGGGAATACCATTACTCCTTTGATTTTTAGCATATCATCACTTCTGCCAGTGATTCTTGTCATTCTAACGGTTGTTCTTCCACAGTCACATGCTTCACCAATTAAAGAAGTTAAATCCTTTGTTCTGAATCTTAAAATAGGCATACCAGTTTTAGTCAAGGAAGTTAATACAAGTTCTCCTTTTTCACCGTATCCTAGTGTTTCACCAGTTTCAGGGTCAATGATTTCTGGATAAAAATGATCATCTTGAATGTGCATTCCATTTTGTTCACCACATTCCTGAGCAACACCAGGACCCATAACTTCTGTTAGACCGTAAATGTTATGGGTTTTAATTCCAAGTGATGTTTCGATTCTTTTTCTCATTTCATCAGTCCACATCTCTGCTCCATGGATTCCTGCTTTTAAATTAATCTCATCTAATGAAATTCCAGCTTTTTCACGAGATTCTCCGATATATGCTGCATAAGATGGAGTGCAAGTTAAAATATCACTTTGGAAATCCACCATAGTGTCGAGTTGTCTTTGAGTGTTTCCTGCTGAAATTGGGATTGTAATGGTTCCCATCATGTTTCCACCATGGTGAATTCCAAATCCTCCAGTGAATAATCCGTATCCGTATGCATTTTGGATAATGTAATCTTTTTTGGCACCTGCCATTTTGAGGCCACGTGCAATACATTCTCCCCAGATATCTAAATCATTTTGAGTATATGCAGTAACTGTTGGTTTTCCAGTAGTTCCAGATGATGCATGTACTTCTACAATGTCTTCACGTGGAACTGCAAGTAAGCCTAATGGATAAGCTTCTCTTAAATCGCTTTTAGTAGTAAATGGAATTTTTTCAATATCTTTTAAAGTTTTGATGTCTTCCGGTTTTAAACCAATTTCGTCAAATCTTTTTTTATAAAACTCTACATTTTCATATGCGAGTTTAACAGATTTTTGAAGTCTTTTGAGTTGTATTTTTTCTTTTTCTTCTTTACTCATACATTCGGCTTTTTCGTCCCAAAACATGTTATCCCTATTCTTTTCAATTTTTACATTGTTTAATTATTTTTGTTCATTATTATAAATGTTTAGTTTTGAGTATATTTTTTTATAATTGTCTCTTGAATGATTTGTAATGGTAAAATCATAAATTGATATCAATTTTTCATTTATTTTTTAAAAAAACTATTTATAGTTCTTTAATTCTAAATTTAATTGGTGATATTTTGAATTTTAAGTTTAAAGAGTGTAAAACAGAGTTCGATGGGGGAAATTTTGAAGAAGCATTGGATATTTTGGGTGAAATTGAAAATGATGATGAGGATTATAAATTTGCTTTGATGCTTAAATATAATTGTCTGATGGGTCTTGGTTGTTATGGTGATGCTTTAACTATTATAAATATGTTGATTCATGAAAATCCCTATATGTCTTTATTTTGGTTTGATAAGGTTAAATGTCATTATTTCCTTAAAGATTTAACAAATGCTGCTGGTGCGTTATATCATGTTGAACATATCATTGATTTAAAGGATGTTGTTGAAATTATTGACTTTGTGAAATTATGTAATATGATTGGAGAGCATGTAATTGCATTGAAATATTGTAATATTGTATTGGATACAGATGAAAACCAGATTGATGCATTACTTGAAAAATCATTGA includes:
- the tfrB gene encoding fumarate reductase (CoM/CoB) subunit TfrB; this translates as MIKVYVSRFNRGIDTEPHLECYDINETPNMKVLDALQAINEKYDADISFRSSCRAGQCGSCGILFNGNGALACQKEIKDGAIIEPLKFPVIKDLIVDTSSIEAKVKDLELSLQCSHECSELDSSITKKDTADTKKVRNCIECYSCYSTCPVVNIATEEFGGPYLMRYINKFDTDPRDNFDRLKEALDEGLYNCTSCGKCLSVCPKNINTFGDAIEKMRAIAVANGSGPLPKHVAFKENILKTGRSVKTDKPTFIEETKNKTGSKIAFFTGCMVDYKFPEVGHKLVKILKENGIDIDVPEGQVCCGSPLLRTGQTDIVQDLVDKNKEVFKDYDTIITVCSGCGATLKNNHPEFGSKLNVMDISEFLVDKLDESKLKDVNMTVTYHDPCHLARSQGIKDAPREIIEKIPGVEFKEMLYPCQCCGAGGGIKSGKPEIAMELAKSKAEMVKDTGADAVVTICPFCELNIQDGLNEIGYDNIKCIHILELLDKAYE
- a CDS encoding MBL fold metallo-hydrolase; this translates as MKIKAVKLFENGFMTQPFAFGGEKGAENFDASVKYRSSLQNYVIDTGDEVILVDTGLPSELPEQPRDDNAPIWSGDKIKDYVPALKEAGYDIEDITKILVTHKHLDHTGELKKFPNAEIFMSKTEAGEVDLESDNIIGVDFDDGEYYNFKKSQKIANGVYLIEAKGHTLGNSMVIVECDDVFYMLHGDITYTDEALYENKLSIVFEDIGAARETLDNVREFIKNNKTVYLSTHTPLGYENLENNKIIDLENPPESIYPN
- the iorA gene encoding indolepyruvate ferredoxin oxidoreductase subunit alpha gives rise to the protein MNLKELVTGDSGEKRFLLGNEAAVRGLIEAGISIAATYPGTPSSEIGNVLSVLAKDANIYFEFSTNEKVAMEVAATAAVSGLRSFTFMKHVGMNVAADSFMTTAYSGVNGGMVILSADDPSLFSSQNEQDTRNYAKLANVPILEPSNCQEVKDMVKYAFDLSEQFKLPVIVRTTTRVSHMRGVVEFGDVRDNSSNNDNHWKRGHFNKDPSKYVPVPAFAGDMHVRLWDKIRKIEEVSNKSKFNCEWGTGKKYGLIASSSAFNYACDVVKFNNLDIKILKLGFSYPFPQNKVIEFLSDLDEVFVVEEVDPIIERDTLVCIGSKNLNVQVHGKLDGTFPIYHEFNSDIVAEGLNKVLNFKENKSVQFTQSLEKLSEDIPSRAPVLCAGCPHRAMYYGINIAIEELGLKPEDVIFASDIGCYTLGINPPYNAADYLLSMGSSVGDGCGFSVSTDQKVASFIGDSTFFHSGISPLINAVHNKHNFVLTVLDNRITAMTGGQPNPGIPVDGMGDDAPEVSIRKLALACGCDFVRVINPFNLEQVVKTYREAFERKDAAVIISKAPCTLIKGLTRKPPVKFIESNCNNCDKCVKELACPAISKINGKITIDESQCDGCTACIQVCKYGALEDGR
- a CDS encoding indolepyruvate oxidoreductase subunit beta encodes the protein MDNHYNIYICGVGGQGIIKTSTIIGEAAMNQGLDVVMSEIHGMSQRGGSVSTELKIGGYNSSIIPKQGADMLLSFEPVETIRGLDKVNSETKIVYNTHPIIPSSTDKQYPNVDSITKTLKENFKYVLPIDGTQLAMDAGSVLALNMVLLGAVTADDKFPLTKESVIEAMKNNLKPKFHEMNLKAIESGYNSIKS
- a CDS encoding amino acid-binding protein — its product is MAVKQISVFVENKEGRIKKAINTLAEENINIRALSIADTTKYGILRLIVSDNEKAIAALEKDGFIVKENEVILLAVPDKPNGLNSTLAIFDEKGINLEYLYAFVSSKTDAAIVVMRLENMEKAIEALQDSNVKILKTEDIKDL
- a CDS encoding phenylacetate--CoA ligase family protein, producing the protein MFWDEKAECMSKEEKEKIQLKRLQKSVKLAYENVEFYKKRFDEIGLKPEDIKTLKDIEKIPFTTKSDLREAYPLGLLAVPREDIVEVHASSGTTGKPTVTAYTQNDLDIWGECIARGLKMAGAKKDYIIQNAYGYGLFTGGFGIHHGGNMMGTITIPISAGNTQRQLDTMVDFQSDILTCTPSYAAYIGESREKAGISLDEINLKAGIHGAEMWTDEMRKRIETSLGIKTHNIYGLTEVMGPGVAQECGEQNGMHIQDDHFYPEIIDPETGETLGYGEKGELVLTSLTKTGMPILRFRTKDLTSLIGEACDCGRTTVRMTRITGRSDDMLKIKGVMVFPSQIEKALLKIQGISHNYMIHVTRPDILDEVEVKVEASKELFFDEMKEMEKVEKQIQASIRSETGLRVDVTICEPESLPRSEGKAVRVIDERNFED